In Acinetobacter sp. WCHAc010034, a genomic segment contains:
- a CDS encoding AMP-binding protein has protein sequence MEKIWFAEYRKTGIPETVELPPENTSLIDIFERNFQRFGSREAFIFMDKVLTFSELDEASRKFATYLQSLGLAKGTRVAVMMPNVLQYPVVALGVFRAGLVLVNVNPLYTSRELEHQLNDSGAEALVIIENFASVYQAIIGKTPVKHVVVASVGDMLGALKGTLVNFVLRSVRKQIPAWNIPGHIRFNAAMSKVSAGNYKRPNLTLSDTAVLQYTGGTTGVSKGAELTHRNLVSNMLQCDGIFQSKFGKQDGQPDDRIFCALPLYHIFAFMVCALYGMYKGQANVLIPNPRDLPAVIKELRKYQPTFFPAVNTLFNALVNNEEFKQLDHSKMKMAMGGGMAVLASTAEAWKKVTGTNIIEGYGLSETSPVATANPPASMEFSGTIGIPLPLTEVAILDDDGNEVALGGQGEISIRGPQVMKGYWNRPDETEKVMFNGFFRTGDIGVMDPRGYVKIVDRKKDMILVSGFNVYPSEIEEVVSQHPKVLEVAAIGVPDEKSGEVPKLFVVKKDPSLTTEEVLAFAKENLTGYKRPRYVEFMDELPKSNVGKILRKDLRKTA, from the coding sequence ATGGAAAAAATTTGGTTCGCTGAATACCGGAAAACAGGTATTCCGGAAACTGTAGAATTGCCGCCGGAAAACACATCGCTGATTGATATTTTTGAGCGCAACTTTCAAAGATTTGGCTCACGCGAAGCCTTCATTTTTATGGACAAAGTGCTGACATTCAGTGAACTGGATGAAGCCAGCCGCAAATTCGCCACTTACCTGCAAAGCCTAGGTCTGGCCAAAGGCACACGCGTTGCCGTGATGATGCCGAACGTGCTGCAGTATCCTGTTGTGGCTTTAGGGGTGTTCCGCGCCGGCCTGGTTCTGGTGAATGTCAACCCGCTGTATACGTCGCGCGAGCTGGAGCATCAGCTGAATGACTCAGGCGCGGAAGCGCTGGTGATTATTGAGAACTTCGCCTCGGTTTATCAGGCGATTATCGGAAAAACTCCGGTGAAGCATGTGGTTGTAGCGTCAGTCGGCGACATGCTGGGCGCGCTGAAAGGCACGCTGGTGAATTTTGTGCTGCGCTCGGTGCGCAAGCAGATTCCGGCATGGAACATTCCGGGCCATATCCGCTTCAACGCCGCCATGTCTAAAGTCAGCGCCGGCAATTACAAGCGCCCGAACCTGACGCTCAGCGACACCGCAGTGCTGCAGTACACCGGCGGCACCACAGGCGTGTCGAAAGGCGCGGAATTGACCCACCGCAACCTGGTATCCAACATGCTGCAGTGCGACGGCATTTTCCAGAGCAAATTCGGCAAGCAGGACGGCCAGCCGGACGACCGGATTTTCTGCGCCTTGCCGCTGTACCACATCTTTGCCTTCATGGTATGCGCGCTTTACGGCATGTACAAAGGCCAGGCCAACGTGCTGATTCCGAACCCGCGCGACCTGCCTGCAGTAATCAAAGAGCTGCGCAAGTACCAGCCGACTTTCTTCCCGGCGGTGAACACCCTGTTCAATGCGCTGGTGAACAATGAAGAATTCAAGCAGCTGGACCACAGCAAAATGAAGATGGCGATGGGCGGCGGCATGGCTGTGCTGGCTTCCACAGCGGAAGCCTGGAAAAAAGTCACCGGCACCAACATCATTGAAGGCTACGGCCTGTCGGAAACTTCACCGGTGGCAACAGCGAACCCGCCTGCATCCATGGAGTTCAGCGGCACTATCGGCATTCCGCTTCCGCTGACTGAAGTGGCGATTCTGGATGATGACGGCAATGAAGTAGCGCTGGGCGGGCAGGGCGAGATTTCAATCCGCGGCCCGCAGGTGATGAAAGGCTACTGGAACCGTCCGGACGAAACTGAAAAAGTCATGTTCAACGGCTTCTTCCGCACCGGCGACATCGGCGTTATGGACCCGCGCGGCTATGTGAAAATTGTTGACCGCAAGAAAGACATGATCCTGGTATCCGGCTTTAATGTTTATCCGTCTGAAATTGAAGAAGTTGTTTCGCAGCACCCTAAAGTGCTGGAAGTAGCGGCGATCGGAGTTCCGGATGAGAAATCAGGCGAAGTGCCGAAGCTGTTTGTAGTGAAAAAAGATCCGTCACTGACCACAGAAGAAGTGCTGGCGTTTGCCAAAGAAAACTTAACCGGCTATAAGCGCCCGCGCTATGTTGAATTTATGGATGAATTGCCGAAATCCAACGTAGGCAAAATCCTGCGCAAGGATCTGCGCAAAACAGCCTAA
- a CDS encoding YifB family Mg chelatase-like AAA ATPase gives MSFAKIYTRGLLGLHAPLIEVEVHLSHGLPSLTIVGLAEAAVRESKDRVRSAIINSGFQFPTKRLTINLAPADLPKDGSRLDLPIALGILIASGQLPEQAAEQLEFIGELALDGHLRPVSGTLSIAIACQHAQHQLILPEQNAQEAAQLPDFTVFAARHLKDVCEHLRQTAPLAQYAAPGSSDMPGCRFDLADVKGQLRPRRALEIAAAGGHSLLFRGPPGTGKTLLASRLSGILPPLNMQENLEVASIYSIASAKHDFGQRPFRAPHHTASAIALVGGGSNPKPGEITLAHLGVLFLDELPEFDRKVLEVLRQPLESKEIVISRASRQITFPANFQLIAAMNPCPCGYAFNQDARCQCSPDAIKRYQNRISGPLLDRIDLHIDVPHLQAHELQDTQPAEPSSAVRGRVLQAYQLQMERQRMANMALSPTQLEQHAVLDSAAQHMLKLAQQRLNLSARAYHRVLRVARTIADLAQAENIQNQHLSEALSYRGQMP, from the coding sequence ATGTCTTTTGCCAAAATTTATACCCGCGGGCTGTTGGGCCTGCATGCCCCGCTGATTGAAGTTGAAGTCCACCTCAGCCACGGCCTGCCCTCTTTAACCATTGTCGGCCTGGCCGAAGCGGCCGTGCGCGAAAGCAAAGACCGGGTCAGGTCAGCGATTATCAACAGCGGCTTCCAGTTTCCCACCAAGCGCCTGACCATCAACCTTGCGCCGGCGGACCTGCCCAAAGACGGTTCACGGCTGGACTTGCCCATTGCGCTGGGCATCCTGATCGCTTCCGGCCAGCTGCCGGAACAGGCGGCGGAACAGCTGGAATTCATTGGCGAACTGGCGCTGGATGGGCATTTACGCCCAGTCAGCGGCACGCTGAGCATTGCAATTGCCTGCCAGCACGCGCAGCACCAGCTGATCCTGCCCGAGCAGAATGCGCAGGAAGCCGCGCAGCTGCCGGATTTTACAGTCTTCGCCGCCCGGCATTTAAAGGATGTCTGCGAGCATCTGCGGCAGACTGCGCCGCTGGCTCAGTATGCAGCGCCCGGCAGTTCAGACATGCCAGGCTGCCGCTTTGATCTGGCCGATGTCAAAGGCCAGCTGCGCCCGCGGCGCGCTTTGGAAATCGCCGCTGCCGGCGGCCATTCCCTGCTGTTCAGAGGCCCGCCCGGCACCGGCAAGACCCTGCTGGCCTCACGCCTGTCCGGCATTCTGCCGCCGCTGAATATGCAGGAAAATCTGGAAGTCGCCAGCATTTATTCTATTGCCAGCGCCAAGCACGATTTTGGCCAACGTCCGTTCCGCGCCCCGCACCATACCGCATCCGCAATTGCGCTGGTTGGCGGCGGCTCCAACCCCAAGCCTGGAGAAATTACGCTGGCGCATTTGGGCGTGCTGTTTCTGGATGAGCTGCCGGAATTTGACCGGAAAGTGCTGGAAGTCCTGCGCCAGCCTTTAGAGTCGAAAGAAATTGTGATTTCCCGCGCCTCGCGGCAAATCACTTTTCCGGCCAATTTCCAGCTGATCGCAGCCATGAATCCCTGCCCCTGCGGCTACGCCTTTAATCAGGATGCGCGCTGCCAGTGTTCGCCGGATGCCATCAAGCGCTATCAGAACCGGATTTCCGGGCCGCTGCTGGACCGCATTGACCTGCATATTGATGTGCCGCACCTGCAGGCGCATGAGCTGCAGGATACGCAGCCGGCAGAACCGTCATCCGCCGTGCGCGGCCGGGTGCTTCAGGCGTATCAGCTGCAGATGGAGCGGCAGCGGATGGCCAATATGGCGCTCAGCCCGACACAGCTGGAACAGCATGCCGTTTTGGACAGCGCCGCCCAGCATATGCTGAAGCTGGCGCAGCAGCGCCTGAACCTGTCCGCCCGCGCCTACCACCGCGTGCTGCGCGTAGCCCGCACCATTGCCGATCTGGCCCAGGCAGAAAACATTCAAAATCAGCATCTTTCTGAAGCGCTTTCTTACCGCGGGCAAATGCCCTGA
- a CDS encoding OprD family outer membrane porin, which produces MLKPQQLTLALLINAALISTVYASEQSEAKGFVEDAEGSVLFRTGYINRDKKTPGVKDQSSYAQSAIFDLDSGYTKGVVGFGVGAVGDASFKLGSNKNAGNQMIPRETLNGKKQAGDTYDHWARGGANVKARISNTEVRYGTQVLDLPVLASNTGRMVPEYFEGVLATSREINGLELTAGKFTKNQMSHQINTDGNNLDRAVVWGAKYKFSDALNASYYGLDSKNALDRHYVNANYKQALANGSSLTYDFSGYHTKFDKNAVTYSATGELASNYADTGVAGVEKTNNIWAISGAYNQGPHNIMLAYQQNTGNVGYDYGQNADGFQSVYLPNSYLSDFIGNHEKSAQVQYNLDFGKLGVPGLNWTTAYVYGWDIKVAGTAEEGKEQEFFNQVKYTVQSGFAKDASLRVRNSYYRANDVYNGPYIGDTNEWRLFLDIPVKLF; this is translated from the coding sequence ATGCTAAAACCGCAACAGCTTACACTCGCGTTACTCATTAACGCTGCTTTAATTTCTACTGTATATGCAAGTGAACAAAGCGAAGCTAAAGGCTTTGTTGAAGATGCTGAAGGCTCTGTGCTGTTCCGTACCGGCTATATCAACCGCGATAAAAAAACCCCAGGTGTGAAAGACCAAAGCTCATATGCGCAGTCTGCAATTTTTGATTTGGACTCCGGCTATACCAAAGGCGTTGTCGGTTTTGGCGTGGGCGCTGTAGGTGATGCGTCATTCAAGCTTGGCAGCAATAAAAACGCCGGCAACCAGATGATTCCGCGTGAAACATTGAATGGCAAAAAACAAGCTGGCGACACTTATGATCACTGGGCGCGCGGCGGCGCCAATGTAAAAGCGCGCATTTCCAATACTGAAGTGCGCTACGGTACCCAAGTTTTAGACTTGCCTGTCCTTGCCAGCAACACGGGCCGCATGGTGCCTGAATATTTTGAAGGCGTGCTGGCCACCAGCCGTGAAATTAACGGACTGGAACTGACAGCCGGTAAATTTACCAAAAACCAAATGTCGCACCAGATCAATACCGACGGCAACAATTTAGACCGCGCTGTAGTTTGGGGCGCAAAATACAAATTCAGCGACGCCCTAAATGCCTCTTACTATGGCCTGGACAGCAAAAATGCGCTAGACCGTCATTATGTCAATGCCAACTATAAGCAAGCTTTGGCTAATGGCAGCTCCTTGACTTATGATTTCAGCGGCTATCATACAAAATTTGATAAAAATGCTGTAACTTATTCTGCGACTGGTGAATTAGCATCAAATTACGCTGATACTGGCGTTGCTGGCGTAGAAAAAACCAATAATATCTGGGCTATTTCTGGCGCCTATAACCAAGGCCCGCATAACATCATGCTGGCTTACCAGCAAAACACAGGCAATGTCGGCTATGACTACGGCCAGAATGCTGACGGCTTCCAAAGCGTCTACTTGCCAAACTCATATCTGTCTGACTTTATCGGCAACCATGAAAAATCCGCACAAGTTCAATACAACTTGGATTTCGGCAAATTAGGCGTTCCGGGCCTGAACTGGACCACTGCCTATGTTTACGGCTGGGACATCAAAGTTGCCGGCACTGCGGAAGAAGGCAAGGAACAAGAGTTCTTTAACCAAGTGAAGTACACGGTGCAAAGCGGTTTTGCCAAAGACGCCAGCCTGCGTGTGCGCAACTCCTACTACCGCGCAAACGATGTTTATAACGGCCCTTACATCGGCGATACCAACGAATGGCGCTTATTCCTTGATATCCCTGTAAAATTGTTTTAA
- the glnK gene encoding P-II family nitrogen regulator: MKLVTAIVKPFKLDDVREALSEIGVQGITVTEVKGFGRQKGHTELYRGAEYVVDFLPKVKIEIAISDEMVDSVIESITRVASTGKIGDGKIFVTNLEQVIRIRTGETGADAV, translated from the coding sequence ATGAAACTCGTAACTGCAATTGTAAAACCCTTTAAATTGGATGATGTGCGCGAAGCGCTCTCGGAAATCGGTGTTCAAGGGATCACCGTCACTGAAGTCAAAGGCTTTGGCCGCCAGAAAGGCCATACGGAACTGTACCGCGGCGCGGAATATGTCGTGGATTTCCTGCCTAAAGTAAAAATTGAAATTGCGATCAGCGATGAAATGGTCGATTCAGTGATTGAATCCATCACCCGCGTGGCCAGCACAGGAAAAATCGGCGACGGCAAGATCTTCGTCACCAATTTGGAGCAGGTCATCCGTATCCGTACCGGTGAGACAGGCGCTGACGCTGTCTAA
- a CDS encoding ammonium transporter, with translation MKKILIALSLSGALLGGSAAWAEQAATAPASSEIAAAADSTALIPAAEAPAVTAEAAPAPAAEAPKLDTGDTAWILVSTALVLLMTIPGLALFYGGMVRKKNVLSTMAHSFVAAAIVSITWVAVGYTLAFSGGNAFVGGLDKLMLAGIGTDALTGTIPEILFVIFQMTFAIITVAIITGSIAERMKFGAFVAFITVWSVVVYAPITHWVWGGGWLGSDGALDFAGGTVVHINSGVAGLVAAYMLGKRMGLGRESMAPHNLTLTVIGASLVWVGWFGFNGGSALGANGSAGYALVATQVAAAAAAAAWLITEKVVRGKSSVLGGASGAVAGLVVITPAAGFVTVGGAMAMGLIGGVVCFWGITALKRALKADDSLDAFGLHGVGGIVGAILTAFFASPFIMGDKAPTDMMHQLWVQVEGVLATIAYSAVLTFVILKVIDLAIGIRVASDDERMGLDLSQHGERIE, from the coding sequence ATGAAAAAAATACTGATTGCGCTCAGTCTATCTGGCGCACTTTTAGGCGGTTCTGCTGCATGGGCTGAACAAGCCGCAACAGCGCCAGCCTCTTCAGAAATTGCCGCAGCGGCTGACAGCACCGCTTTAATTCCTGCCGCGGAAGCGCCGGCCGTTACGGCTGAAGCTGCGCCAGCGCCTGCAGCGGAAGCGCCGAAACTGGACACCGGCGACACCGCATGGATTCTGGTTTCCACCGCACTGGTTCTGCTCATGACCATTCCGGGCTTGGCGCTGTTCTACGGCGGCATGGTCCGCAAGAAAAACGTCTTAAGCACAATGGCGCACAGCTTTGTGGCGGCGGCCATTGTCAGCATTACCTGGGTGGCGGTTGGCTATACGCTGGCGTTCAGCGGGGGCAATGCATTTGTTGGCGGGCTGGATAAGCTGATGCTGGCCGGCATCGGCACAGATGCGCTGACTGGAACTATTCCTGAAATTCTGTTTGTTATTTTCCAAATGACTTTTGCCATCATTACCGTGGCGATCATTACCGGTTCAATTGCGGAACGCATGAAATTCGGCGCTTTCGTGGCTTTCATTACCGTCTGGTCGGTGGTTGTGTACGCGCCGATTACTCACTGGGTATGGGGCGGCGGCTGGCTCGGAAGCGATGGCGCGCTGGATTTCGCCGGCGGTACGGTGGTGCATATTAACTCAGGCGTCGCCGGCCTGGTGGCTGCCTACATGCTGGGCAAGCGCATGGGCTTGGGCCGCGAGTCGATGGCGCCGCATAACTTAACCCTGACGGTCATTGGCGCAAGCCTGGTTTGGGTTGGCTGGTTCGGCTTCAACGGCGGTTCGGCTCTGGGCGCCAACGGCTCAGCAGGCTATGCTTTGGTGGCGACGCAAGTGGCTGCTGCAGCGGCGGCGGCGGCCTGGCTGATCACTGAAAAAGTGGTGCGCGGCAAATCTTCAGTCCTAGGCGGCGCATCCGGCGCAGTCGCAGGCCTGGTGGTGATTACGCCGGCAGCCGGTTTTGTCACTGTCGGCGGCGCGATGGCCATGGGCCTGATTGGCGGCGTAGTGTGCTTCTGGGGCATTACAGCGCTGAAGCGCGCCCTGAAAGCGGATGACTCTTTAGACGCCTTTGGCCTGCACGGTGTCGGCGGCATTGTCGGCGCGATCCTGACCGCATTCTTCGCCAGCCCGTTCATTATGGGCGACAAGGCGCCAACGGACATGATGCATCAGCTGTGGGTTCAGGTGGAAGGCGTTTTGGCAACCATCGCTTACTCCGCTGTACTGACTTTCGTGATCCTGAAAGTGATTGATCTGGCGATCGGCATCCGCGTTGCGTCTGATGATGAACGCATGGGCCTGGACTTGAGCCAGCACGGCGAGCGCATAGAATAA
- a CDS encoding TorF family putative porin has protein sequence MLKKIFAAAALTAASGAVFAEEAPALPFGLSFSGSAAVTTDYRFRGVTQTQNDPALQGGFTLGHASGLYFGLWGSNVNFGSGTPSLELDPSIGYAVKLESFSSKPVLDVGVLYYNYPSANDLNWAELYGKLTFANAIAEGDSLLTNLNYTNDYGGVSTDSWNVNVGYSVPFGSSGFGGVANVGYTAVDDETKYSFNGDDNYVDWKIGLTYGFKSVPGATAELAAVGTNMDTDGAYEPTSRGVETGAVFTLTKTF, from the coding sequence ATGTTGAAGAAAATATTTGCTGCCGCGGCTTTAACCGCTGCTTCTGGCGCTGTATTTGCTGAGGAAGCGCCAGCATTGCCGTTCGGCCTGTCTTTCAGCGGAAGCGCTGCAGTGACAACGGACTACCGTTTCCGCGGCGTAACGCAAACTCAAAATGATCCGGCTTTGCAGGGAGGCTTCACCCTAGGGCATGCTTCGGGCTTATATTTTGGACTTTGGGGTTCCAATGTGAATTTCGGCAGCGGCACGCCAAGCCTGGAACTTGACCCTTCAATCGGCTATGCGGTAAAGCTGGAAAGCTTCAGCAGCAAGCCGGTGCTGGACGTCGGCGTGCTGTACTATAACTATCCAAGCGCCAATGACCTCAACTGGGCCGAGCTGTACGGAAAACTGACCTTCGCCAATGCAATTGCCGAAGGCGATAGCCTGCTGACTAATCTGAACTATACCAATGATTATGGCGGCGTGAGCACAGACAGCTGGAATGTCAATGTGGGCTACTCGGTTCCATTCGGCTCAAGCGGTTTCGGCGGGGTGGCAAATGTCGGCTATACAGCGGTTGATGATGAAACAAAATATTCATTCAATGGCGATGATAATTATGTGGACTGGAAAATCGGCCTAACTTACGGCTTTAAATCTGTTCCCGGCGCAACCGCTGAACTGGCTGCCGTGGGCACCAATATGGATACAGATGGCGCCTATGAACCGACATCCCGCGGCGTAGAAACCGGCGCGGTATTTACCCTGACCAAAACCTTCTAA
- the ppa gene encoding inorganic diphosphatase, with protein sequence MSYSNIPAGKDAPNDIYVIIEIPANAAPIKYEIDKDSDALFVDRFMGTAMFYPANYGYVPNTLSLDGDPLDVLVVTPHPVEPGSVIRCRPVGKLNMEDDGGIDAKLIAVPHEKLTPLYKDVQEYTDLPELLIKQVEHFFAHYKDLEAGKWVKLSGWEGSEVAKQEVLSSIEAYKEANK encoded by the coding sequence ATGAGCTACAGCAATATCCCAGCGGGTAAAGATGCGCCGAATGACATCTATGTCATCATTGAAATTCCTGCAAACGCAGCGCCAATTAAATACGAAATTGATAAAGATTCGGATGCATTATTCGTAGACCGTTTCATGGGCACAGCAATGTTCTACCCGGCGAACTACGGCTATGTGCCGAACACTTTGTCTCTTGACGGTGACCCGCTGGACGTTCTGGTGGTAACGCCGCATCCGGTAGAGCCAGGCTCAGTCATCCGCTGCCGCCCGGTAGGCAAGCTGAATATGGAAGATGACGGCGGCATTGATGCGAAACTGATTGCAGTGCCGCACGAAAAATTAACGCCGCTGTATAAAGATGTTCAGGAATATACCGATCTTCCTGAGCTGCTGATCAAGCAAGTTGAGCACTTCTTTGCCCATTATAAAGACCTTGAAGCGGGCAAATGGGTTAAGCTCAGCGGCTGGGAAGGTTCTGAAGTCGCTAAGCAGGAAGTTTTGAGCTCAATCGAAGCGTATAAAGAAGCAAATAAATAA
- a CDS encoding MAPEG family protein: MHSISGIIYLILGACLLPYVFTFIAKKAAGFTARDNQNPRAFLARTEGLASRAHAAQQNSFESLPLFVGAVLMAEYMVIPQSFTMTLGIAYIVLRIIYGICYLANWAALRSIIWTLSMLCPVCLLLIIIKIT; encoded by the coding sequence ATGCACAGCATAAGTGGGATCATCTATCTCATTTTAGGCGCCTGCTTACTGCCTTATGTTTTCACTTTCATTGCAAAAAAGGCTGCAGGCTTTACAGCGCGGGACAATCAGAACCCCAGAGCGTTTTTAGCCCGCACAGAGGGCCTGGCCAGCCGGGCGCACGCCGCGCAGCAGAACAGTTTTGAAAGCCTGCCTTTATTTGTAGGCGCGGTTTTAATGGCGGAGTACATGGTCATTCCGCAAAGCTTCACCATGACGCTGGGCATCGCTTATATTGTGCTGCGGATTATTTACGGCATTTGCTATCTGGCCAATTGGGCTGCTTTGCGCTCGATTATCTGGACGCTGTCCATGCTTTGCCCGGTCTGCCTGCTGCTGATCATTATTAAAATAACCTAA
- a CDS encoding accessory factor UbiK family protein, with protein MIETLLHAILQQVEQPKKDLEHNLRALLNEAVSKMDLVSKDEIERQRTALNNANLRLNELLKQVEALELKLQNKK; from the coding sequence ATGATTGAAACGCTACTGCACGCCATTTTGCAACAGGTTGAGCAGCCGAAAAAAGATCTGGAGCACAACCTGCGCGCCCTGCTGAACGAAGCGGTCAGCAAAATGGATCTGGTTTCCAAAGATGAAATCGAGCGCCAGCGCACGGCGCTGAATAACGCCAACCTGCGCCTGAACGAATTGCTGAAGCAGGTCGAAGCGCTGGAATTGAAGCTTCAGAATAAAAAATAA
- the nrdR gene encoding transcriptional regulator NrdR, whose product MHCPFCNAADSKVIDSRLAAEGCQIRRRRECISCGERFTTFESYEVVMPRVLKSDGKSEPFDEAKLRRSLMHALQKRPVTQEQIETVLSDIQLQIRRLGERDVKSRTIGEIVMQSLFALDHVAYVRFASVYQDFQDVEAFRRQIEQMQQREH is encoded by the coding sequence ATGCATTGTCCATTTTGCAACGCTGCAGACAGTAAAGTGATAGATTCGCGCTTGGCGGCGGAAGGCTGCCAAATCCGCCGCCGCCGCGAGTGCATCAGCTGCGGCGAGCGGTTTACCACTTTTGAAAGCTATGAAGTCGTCATGCCGCGCGTGCTGAAGTCCGACGGCAAAAGCGAGCCTTTTGATGAAGCCAAGCTGCGGCGCTCGCTGATGCATGCCCTGCAGAAGCGTCCGGTCACGCAGGAACAGATTGAAACGGTTTTAAGCGACATTCAGCTGCAGATCCGCCGCCTGGGCGAGCGCGATGTCAAATCCCGCACCATCGGCGAAATTGTCATGCAGTCGCTGTTCGCTCTGGATCATGTGGCCTATGTGCGCTTTGCATCGGTATATCAGGATTTTCAGGATGTCGAAGCCTTCCGCCGCCAGATTGAGCAGATGCAGCAGCGTGAACACTGA